The Gossypium hirsutum isolate 1008001.06 chromosome D07, Gossypium_hirsutum_v2.1, whole genome shotgun sequence genome includes the window aattttcaaattaagtttggttgttaaaataagatttgtcaacttgactaactcaaaattttttattcaatttaactcgACTTGATCAAATACTCACTCTTAGTTGTAGGACTACTCGATGGTGCTCCAAGTGTGATGGCCAGTTGTCCGAGTACACAAGAATATCATCAAAAAAGACTAAGATAAACTTTCTCAAGAATGacttaaaaatagaattaactaATGACTGAAAGTTGGAAGGGGCATTGGTTAAGCCAGAGGGCATAATCAGAAATTCGTAGTGGCCCTCGTGGGTTCTAAAGGCAGTTTTGTGAATGTCATTATCCCACATGCGAATTTAATGGTACCCATATCATAAATCAACCTTAGAAAAATAAGAAGCAATCCCTAGTTCATCAAGTAATTCTTCTATAACTGTGATAGGGAAGGTATCCTTGATGGTATGTTGATTTAGCTGCCTATAGTCCACGTAAAGGCGCCAACTACCATCCATGTTTTTCACCATACTACAACTGTCTTGAATGATCCCAAATTTAAGAATTTCTTTTATGAGCCTTTCCATTTCACACCTCTTTACAATAGGATACCTATATAGTCTGCCTTCACTAACACATTCTCATCCTTGAGGGGAATATGGTGGTCTTGCAATCTGTGAGGTGGAAGTTCCTTTGGAGATTGGAAAACATCTTCAAATTCTGCCAATACCAATTGCAAATCCCTACTATCAACCAGACCTGACATATGTAGAAGGGTGTGCTTGCTCAGGGTGATGAGCAATGGCCAAGTACTCTGATCAGACAGATGCACCAACTTAGTGCTTTGAGTCCCTATCATAATCTGAATAGCTCCTAAAAGTATTCATTGTAAAGTACAATAGTGATCATTGTATACAAACTGCATAGTAAGAGAACTGAAATTCTAGACTATTGAGATTGGAAAACATCTTCAAATTCTGCCAATACCAATTGCAAATCCCTACTATCAACCAGACCTGACATATGTAGAAGGGTGTGCTTGCTCAGGGTGATGAGCAATGGCCAAGTACTCTGATCAGACAGATGCACCAACTTAGTTCTTTGAGTACCTATCATAATCTGAATAGCTCCTAGAAGTATTCATTGTAAAGTACAATAGTGATTGTTGTATACAAACTGCATAGTAAGAGAACTGAAATTCCAGACTATGGACCCTAAGGTGGTTAACCAGTGAATACCGAGAACCATGTCACATCCCTTGAGAGGTAAACTAGGAAATCTGTTGTAAACTACTGACCTTATGCCTGCCACTACATTGACCTACACACACCCTGAGCAGACATGATTCCCCCATTAGCAATAGTGACTTGGAACCTAGTAAAGGGTttcatatgtaacaccccatacctagTTCAGTCACCGGACTCGAGCTATGTCATGTCACTACAGTAAACAGAGAACATCCCATACCATCCCGGCTTAAAAATCATATTATCAATTCATAATATATACAAATCATGATTAACAAACTAATTCGGGTCCTAACCGAGCTTTTGAAAGATCTAAAACAAGTTCGGGATTAAATAaagaccaaattaaaaattttacaacaaaATGGGGCAAATATGAAAATAgctgtcacatgaccgtgtggctaggccgtgcgAAAGGTTGTGCCCGTGTGTGCATATGTCATATGGTCGTGTAATTAATTGGAACCGTGTGATCCAAATATTACTAAACCTACAGTAACCACATGAgcatgtggctagcccgtgtgctaggccgcgtAGGACAATTATGTGCCATTTTAAAAGTTATCTTGAACTAAACAAGCCTATGTTCTAAATAGTACCTAAATGGCCAAATAGCTTGCATAAGAATCAACTAATATTCATACTAACTCATGTAACAAAccattcatataaccattcatccatgtcatataaatttttattcatttctaagcataacaatttaaacaatcaACATCCATACAACAATTCACCTAATTCATTATATGCTTTCCAACTcaactcaaaacataccttatttacaatttttagtcttctaaccaatatgtcaatTTGGCACTATCACAACCAAGCTATTATAAACCCAGTTGTTGCTGATAATTTCTTCTCGGTTCCTTCTTCTCATTCTTCCATAACTCGAGCTCGTAGAAGGAAGATATAAGAGGGACCTATGGATAGTGTGGTCAGAAATCCATAATAGAGTCCGACCATAACGACCGAATTGATTATCGTCATGTATCAGGATATTAGATTCCCTGgtataaaagattttaaaatcatcattaacctcccttttttcttttctatttctggATTATTATATTATCATACATACCACCATGTCAAAATACATATTACTTAAGATATCATTCACATTCTATCATGGTCAATATTGCCTACGTTCATCAAGTCACAAACCAACTTGACCAACTATATCTCCAATATACAACTATCTTTTGGCACATATACCAAACATTTCATTTTCATGCATTTCATGATTCAAGATCAAGCATACCTTTACTACATACATATTCACCATTTACCATATAAGCATGCCATGGGAATCTTAAAATTCAATCTTACATATCAACACTATGAACACTTTACCACATTAAACTTTAAGCTCAAGACATAAATCTCAAAATagcttatatacatgccacataaccgaagtaaaaacaatttcaaaatctacCGAAACAGAAGTTTGATGGTGTGTGCCTTGAAGTTGATTCGACAACCTTGTTCCGCAAAATGTCaactaaaaaaaaaggaaatgaaatagagtaagctttacgaaaccttagtaagttcatataataacATGTACATTAGCTTACCTTATCAACCAAAAACACAATTATAAAACTAGGTATTCACGACATTTTCAATCCTGATATTTCATATCACAAGAAACAAGTGAGACTTTTCATATAATCATATAACGGGATCTTCAATGTATAATTCAAGTATTCAATACATTTCAAGTCAACAAGtcattcctttcttttatttaatcaaaacaaCCTGAtgaataatagaaaataatttgaatacatGGGTTACAGTTACAAGGAGCACTAAAGTGCTAATAGGGCACAAAAGTGTGTATAGGAGCACGAATGTGGTATCAAGAGTACGAAAGTACTATCAGGAGCACTTATTCAGGATCCAGAGCATTTACAATGCCGTAACATTTTTCGGAATCAAAGCATGTATCAAAACCATTTTATAATCTTACATTTTTACATACAAGGTATCATCCTCACATTTGTAAATCTTTTCAATCTAGTCCAAACCCACCTGATATACTAGTTACGAATTACTCAAGATATATTAAGTACATAGAAACAATTATAATGTAAATGAataacatttataacatttatcTTCACTCCATTTCTTTGAATATATTAAGTACATCtgtttttatttgaatatatatttagcAAATGTAGAAGAATAacttgggaaaatgaccaaaaaaagcctttttttttcaaaatttaccgaaatgggccgattttttgattatttaccggaatgggccattttccgcgaaatcgcgtccacgtcagcgtgatgtcagggtacgtgccagcaaatcgcgtccacatcagcgcgatttgcttacatggacacaaatcgcgcctacaaggacgcgatttgctgacgtggatgaacagtttatgtttttaagcttggaaaactttgaaaggccataacttttcgctcggttgtccgattgagacgattttttttattttgaataactttTCAAGATCTACGCGCTGGCAAACAGCCAAAGgcagtttagggtttagagtttagggtttagggtggtTTGCCACagttttcgtcgaaaaagatcattttttgcccctaaattttgattttttcggtttaaaattgaattttaaaacattcaaatcattattttccttacatatttgaagtaaacaccggatcttttttttacagaattgtcttATATCATCCTGTTATAGGTATAAGTCAGCTCATTCCACTTTTAAGAAGTTctctaaaattttccattttattcaatttagtccctaaaacctaaatagtcatattttcaaatctaagcttcgtttttcaattaaaattcaatttcatccttccataacattcaaatattcttaaatacaaaaatttcatgctaattttgaaataattacactttagtccctatactcgtaactaacaaattatactttacaaattagtccctattcatcTCTAAGCAGTTTGTCAGCACGTATATCTcgaaaatttattcgaaataaaaaaaaatcgtctcaatcggacaatcgagcgaaaagttatggcctttcaaagttttccaagctaaaaaacataaactgttcatgccacgtcagcaaatcgcgtcctagatGGCGCAATTTGTGTCCACGTTagcaaatcgcgctgacgtggacgcgatttcctggcgcgtaccctgacatcgcgttgACTTGGCAGCGATTTCGCGGAAATGGCCCATtccagtaaataattaaaaatatggcccatttcggtaaattttgaaaaaaatggctttttttggtaaaatggccgAATAACTTCTCCATTTTCACTCCATTTCTTGGCAAcgccaaaattactaaaaagaaatttgtatgaacTGAAATATGTTAAATTAGTTGCAAATCTTTTCTAGTCCCACATGATATTTAGTTATATCATCTTTATGTTAAGTcgtttattaaattttgatattggTTATTGTTTTCCCTCTTGTACTCTTATATGCAATAGTTCTTTCTTTCCCCATATTTTATAGTACTTTCTTGTAAAAATATCGGCCTAATTTTTATACCCATTAATGAATTATCTATGTTCTAGTTCAATTAATGATTTGTTGaattcacaaataaatataatatgatttttttgttgGCAGTAAGAGTTGAGTGCTATGAACGAGTTCAGGCTACTATGGCTTCAAAACGAGTGTGCATTTTCTATTGTCGCAAGTGTATATTCTTTTTTAGAGTGAACCGATGTCCCTAGGTTTTTTTTTTCGATAACTACAAGCTAGAGTTGACCCACAAGCATCCCTTTTTATCAATgcaaaaagggtaaactacaccatagGTCACCCAACTATAGGCCATTTTATTTTTTGGTCCCCTAACTATGTTTTTCTAAATTGATCACCCAACTAATCGATGTTGTTTTTTTTGTCCATTTCCATTAATTGCTCTAACAGGAGGGTGGCATGACAGTTGAAAAATTcttataataagaaatttagcTCTTAACTTTTACATATTCTATCGATTtactcataattttaaaaaattaaccctcaaaatttacaaatgatatcaatttgatcttaatttaaaaaataaaaaaaatataaaaacacataaatattttcaaaaaatatattaacaaattcagaatttatattaatattaaataaaattttaaaaaaccccTTCTCACCCCCCTCTCTCTATGTTGTTGCTTTAGTAGAAAATAAAGAATGGTATatgctttctttctttattatcaTCAATGAACTGGTGAATTAGGCTAAGGGTCAGTTTAGCATTGATTCTAATAAGCACTCTTGGGACAAAAAACACTtttgaaaagctgtgctaaactAAACCTAAGCCAACAATAGCCAtgcttatgaaattttaaaaacacCATGAATCACTAAATCAACAACAACAGAGAGAGAGGGAGAAGGACGGGAGTGGGGGAGGAGTGGGGGAGGACGATGGGgcgggtttttttttttaaatttcatttaatattaatataaatattaatataaaatttaaatttattactatattttttgaaaatatttatgtattttatatatttctttaatttttttagaattaggaacaaattctatttgtaaattttgagaattaaaaattttaaattatgaataaattgatataatatgtaaaagttaaggactaaattttttattgtacCAATTTTTCAACCCCACTTCACCCTCCGTTATTGTAATTAATGGAAAtgggcaaaaaaaaaacaatttcaattAGTTGGatgaccaatttaaaaaaaaattcatagttgagcgacaaaaaaaaaaacaaatccatAATTGTGTGACCGAAAAAGAAAATGACCCATATTTAGGCGACCtatagtgtaatttaccctacataaaaaaataacataatgtaTTATACTAGAAACTTAGAAATGGACCGAACTCAAGCTTTGAATGTTCAAGCCTGAgtctgaaaattattttttaaactataCCTTTTTATCTAAacttatttttcgagcctaatatttttatttaaacccttcTAAATTCTGATGCATGTTCGTGTAAAAAAAAGGGCATTGGTTAGTGTCGAACTAATTACTGCATGATTTAGAAAATCAGAAGCAGTCTCTGAAATTAGAACACTTcgaagataaaaagaaaaaattcataGACTCAGCTCAAGGTGTTGATATATGCACATCGAGAAATTGAACAAGAACAATTTTCTAGACATTTCATTATCAAAACATCTCAAACAACAATAAACGAGATGGTTAAGGCAACTGGGGAAACTAGCAGTTAAAACAAAACTGGGCTGAAAGAGAgatatatatgtaattaatagCTGAAAATATAACGCCATCCGAACATCCATCCATCCACCTCATCATCAGGTTGTTTCCTTAGTCAGCTGAAGCCCAGTCTTTACGGATGTCAAATGTATAGTTGATCTCCAAGTGGCACTTGTTATCATCATCAAGGAACTGATAAAAAGCAATTTCGTAAGTAGAAATCACACTTGATATATAGATACATATGTAAAACTTAGTTGAACAAACCTTTGACTTTGCAGTATATGATCCTCTAGCCATAAAACCAGAAGGGGCAGTCTCTTCTGGCATTTCATGTGTATAAGGCTCTTGTTGAGGACTAAAGGTTCCAATCATATCTTTTGTGCTGAAAACTGAAAGACAAGATTCattttgaagtgttttttgtACCTTCAAATTTGTTTTTCAAGAATTAGGACATGTAATAAGAGGCTTACCCCTGAGACCTGATTTCCAAACAGTATTTGTGTACCTGAGACCAGATACAATGTTGTTGCTAACTTGGAAGGAGAATTTCAACCGATAATGGCTACCTTCTTTCAGTGTAAACCATAAGCCCTGGGGCTTGCCATCTTCAGGGATCGAAAGAACCATGTCTGGCCTTTCCGGCGACACGATGGCCACGCTAAGGAACTTTACTTCAGGATCAAGTGTTTCTGCAAATACAAGGGTGAAAACCGCATCCAAAATTCTATCTATTTTGATTCATGTCAAATTCTGCAGATTCTTTAAGACTTGCATGAAAGATTTGTTTGTTCTAATTGACCTAGAGCCAGAGCAATAGTACTGAAACATGCCATACAATTGAATTATACAGAAACCTATGTTACAAAgggatttaaaaaaagaaaaaaagaaatgaaagcgGTACCTCCAATGTTGTTAATATCCACACTTCCGAGAAGCTGTTCTTTCCACTTCCTTAAGCTCTCATCATCCTACAACTCAAGCAAATGATGATAAAAAGACAAATTCCAACTATACATGCATGAGAGTTTGAGTAAATCCAAGTGAAAGAAAGAGGATGAAAAGTTTAAACCTTATCTTTTTCAAGCTGTTCCTTGAGACTACACTGGGGACCCAAATGAAGTGCGCTCTCATCATCGTTATCCTCCTCCTGATCAGTGGTATAGAAAGAGGAATCATCACTCATTTGTCTGCCACCACCCCTGGCAGCTCCTCCTTCATCCTCGCTTGCCTCCTTCTCCTTGTTCTGGTTGTCATCAACTAACCCCATTGATATTACCGACACTTGGTGGAAAGCTCCCAAACGGCAAAGCAATCAACTCATCAACAGTGGGGAATGGGGGAGCAACAAACCCAAATTCAGTTTCGACCTTTGTTGTTCTAACCTAAGACCCAACAGGCAAAAGGGGAAAAGGAAATGGTGGGCAATGAATGAGAGTGGGAATGGTGAAGAAAGGTGAGGATTGTCTTAGGCTAAAGCAAAAAGacagaagagagagagagagagagagagagaaaggaaagacaaaaaagaaaaggagaaagaaggGGATATTGGTCCTTTGTCTGGTAGCTGAGAAAGTTTGAAAAACTCAAAATGGAGGAGAGGGAAAGCCGCAAAGAGAGTAGGGAGTTAGTTTTGTTTATTTGGATTTGGTCTTCAATCTTGAAAGGCTAAAACTTATAAGAAATGGGCATGTGGTGATCCGAATCTCAAGACATTGTATTATATCATTCTCTTTTACTTTTCTGTTCTGCGATAAATTAATGGGTTAATCGATTCTTACCAACATCTGTAAGAGTAGTTATTACCATTGGATTGGAGcgtatattttttcttcttttgggtGTTTAATATGAATTtgtttttgaatatatatttaaaaaattacattatattCGTTTCATGCACTTCCacgttaaaaaaaataaaatcgttGTACACAAACAAAGTTTTTGGACAACTCATCAAGCGTAAGTgtcaagttaaaatttttatgggTCGTAAAAGTGACTCatacttatttttttctaattaattttaattaattatgaaataaatatcaagattttatattattactaattaaaaataaaataattaagtgataGTATCACAggattattttatcattaattaattaaattaataagagataaatagtaattaaaatagtttaaattctTGTAGAATAATCAAATGGAACAGTTAAATTCTAGAAGAACTCTCTTTTATTTATGTAGTTGACACTATAAAAAGGGGTCACCCCAAGCCATTCCGGAGAAGTTCAGAAGTTCAAGAAGCTTAGGAAATGTCTCCAGAATTCTCTAAAGAAGTCAAAGAACTTAAAGAAATTCTGAAGAACACCGCATCAATTCTGAAGAAAAATTGCCTTTCGATCTAATTCAACAGTGGAGAAGAAGACAAAAGTTGTTCCTAAAGAAAACCACATTTCAATCCAAATCAACTAAGAAAGGAGGTCCAAACCTGTTTCAAGAGCAAGCCAACACGACCCTTGAAGCAATCTACATCCATCCAAGATTAAGTCCATGACTTTCAGGTATTGAAGgatatttttctttgtatttaataaatttctaaatattgtaACTTTTCTATTaaagttataaataaatttgactCCGAACTTTCAAGTCAACTTTCTGGCACACCTGGTGGGACGATCTCTATCTTTCATCTCTTCTCtcaaaaatcaaagttcaaagttGTGATGGCCTCAAAGAAAATCATCATCACCAAGCCTATTCAAGTTAATCTTGCAAGCCGTTCGGCATCATCATCAAGCAACAATGTCATTGCTCACCCCTTTGGCACTAGACAAAAGACGAAAGTTCTTTAAAGTTATTCAGACAAgttgttggatttggtgccctaagtgtagtatattcatttgtatactttgatgtaagtaaaagtctgagttcaatagataaggaaccgaaagctggtgctttgggtatacaacttctacAATATGTAGCATTATTTACGATAGTGAGATTCATAACCCTAGAAATTAGTAAATGATATTCTCTTATTGGCaatacatgatagatgaaaagtaaacatggtcacaGGTCGtatgtctttgtgataaatgacttaattattattttgatagtgGTTGACTTTTCAAGAAGAAAGATttaatggttaccataagataaaataggatcatattgggaaaacagatttatcccaaagagacacttatgacaaggtcattggacgagcactgatcgaGTAGCTTTTGCAATGGTATGTAATTGGGAGAGCTTAattacgatactatagtggaatgacttcgtgactaaatgaatttataattaataggaaaaaactagaacttaattataataatttgagccctaattacatatgtgcAATCGATCTCTCTAGTAGCTAGTTGAAACAAAAAATGACTTGcttattgaattaaatgaaaagaaatggatagaaatgataaagttaaaaaaatgggTTACGTTCGGAAATGAATATGGTATCTCATTAAGTATGAAAATGACctgataattaatttaagtttttgaattattatttaatcaaacaattaaagtttgaaaaatggaattaaattaattggtcatttgAATTcgttgaatatgaaaattaaatatattttcgcgactaaatgaatttataattaataggcaaaaaaattagaacttaattataaatcatttgagccttaattacatatgtccaatcgatctCTCTGGTAGCTtgttgaaacaaaaaatgaattgcTTATAGATAGAAATGATaagaaatggatagaaatgataaagttaaagaAATGGGTTACATTCGGAAATGAATATGGTATCtcactaagtatgaaaatgacatgataattaatttaagtttttgaattattatttaatcaaataattgaagtttgaaaaatggaattaaattaattggtcatttgaatttgttgaatatgaaaattaaatatattgccTCATAGATTTTTTTATGGTAAAGTTGCcatgaaattgagaaaattatttaattgacaaattaattaatttaataaataatatttattttgagaaatagaaaaacatgtacagagttggattaaattataaagtgttggttaaaagtttaggaagcacatataattggacttAGTATAAGAGAGACCCCAAACCCCTCATAATATATATGAGAGACGAcaaccctagtatatttaactagggtgTGCCGCCTCGCTCTTCTAGTAGAACTAAGAAAATAGTTTTTCTttcaaataagtattatttgtattctCCTAATTAAACCAAGATTCTtttatctctccctataaatagatggtacTGGTAGGATTAAAAATACACAACTTTGAGAAGTTGTTATTCCACCtcaaaatagtgagaatttattttctaggTATAAATTATAAGTCctgggaataacaattctatggGTTTCTGTAGAGAAAGATTTacttttctattgaaaataagaaaattatttctagttctatatttgattcatgattgttaaagcccacactcgaagcaattcgtggaacgagaatagtggagaaggtgATTCAGTTGAAAGCCAGGAACGTTAAGGATCCGTCTTGTACAAAGCACAAATACTTTTCGAGAaaattttattgctataaatataaaaaatttgcttgattttcaaaattttcattttccacTGTGACAGAAACAAACTAGATTTGTTTCCAgcaattagtatcagagctagattgtgctatgtttatagtataaacTGATAGCAAATTTTCTCTCGTCTTCATGTTTGGTTaatttttgataagatgtgacattcttataattaaaacatgtttcgagttatgtatgtgaatgaatgtattttattatttatatgataaagtaattttgttaaaattgtgatttctaaaaattaaagtggtaattattattttaataatttatgagaTATGTAATTAGATCGTGGACTAGCATTTCCATgtaggttttatttatttattttttagaataattcaTGTTATCTGGAAAAGGACATAAGtattatgtaaataaattttatcataagataaaatacaatcatattgggagaacaaatttatcccaaaaagaCACTTATGATAAGATCATTAGATAACACTAAtcgagttgcttttgtaatggtatccCGTTGAGGAGAGCTCAGCCACAATACTATAGTAAAATGATTTCGTGACTAAATCAGTTTAtcattaataggcgaaaagttaAAACTTAactataaatcatttgagtctcAATTGCATGTCCAATCAGTCCCTGTTCTAGCTTGttaaaactagaaatgaattgcatgttgaatcaaaatgaacaaaatgaa containing:
- the LOC107955040 gene encoding rho GDP-dissociation inhibitor 1, producing the protein MGLVDDNQNKEKEASEDEGGAARGGGRQMSDDSSFYTTDQEEDNDDESALHLGPQCSLKEQLEKDKDDESLRKWKEQLLGSVDINNIGETLDPEVKFLSVAIVSPERPDMVLSIPEDGKPQGLWFTLKEGSHYRLKFSFQVSNNIVSGLRYTNTVWKSGLRVFSTKDMIGTFSPQQEPYTHEMPEETAPSGFMARGSYTAKSKFLDDDNKCHLEINYTFDIRKDWASAD